One part of the Halanaerobiales bacterium genome encodes these proteins:
- a CDS encoding cobalamin B12-binding domain-containing protein, translating to MGDKRIKVLIAKPGLDGHDRGAKVIARGLKESGMEVVYTGLRKTPDDIVRAAIQEDVDVIGLSILSGAHKHLFPEVMKKLKEEGAEDVVVISGGIIPEEDHQFLRDLGIEGIFTPGTPIKEIVDFIEENVKEGDK from the coding sequence ATGGGTGATAAGAGGATAAAAGTATTAATAGCAAAACCAGGTCTTGATGGTCATGATCGTGGGGCAAAAGTTATAGCCCGTGGTCTAAAGGAATCAGGAATGGAGGTTGTTTATACAGGTCTTAGAAAAACTCCTGATGATATAGTAAGAGCAGCTATTCAGGAAGATGTAGATGTTATTGGTTTAAGTATTCTTTCTGGTGCTCATAAACACCTTTTTCCAGAAGTAATGAAAAAGCTTAAAGAAGAAGGAGCAGAAGATGTTGTAGTAATCTCTGGAGGAATTATTCCAGAAGAAGATCATCAATTCTTGAGGGATTTAGGAATTGAAGGTATTTTCACTCCTGGTACCCCAATTAAGGAAATAGTTGACTTTATAGAAGAAAATGTAAAAGAGGGGGACAAATAA
- a CDS encoding GntR family transcriptional regulator, which yields MELKPINTKKMSTADIVYETLKNAIITMDLAPGERLIEQNLSKQLQVSRTPLREAIKLLEFEGFLTRNVSGGVKVSKLSIKELKDIYEMERLLEKVAVENIAKTWEEGDLDNLEKIVSEIKTGYDREKSNNSPIADKYLKEYNEFNVNFHFEILNIYNNSLFINTYKNFEGKHLRYTHISFSNDKERFLSASKEHIELFELIKNREAEKAVKKSLNHKFNAEEKIISNLKEFLD from the coding sequence ATGGAATTAAAGCCGATAAATACTAAAAAAATGTCTACTGCTGATATAGTTTATGAAACTTTGAAAAATGCCATAATAACAATGGATTTGGCTCCAGGTGAAAGATTGATTGAACAAAATCTTTCTAAGCAACTACAGGTAAGTAGGACTCCACTTAGGGAAGCTATTAAACTTTTAGAATTTGAAGGGTTTCTAACAAGAAATGTAAGTGGTGGTGTGAAAGTTAGTAAATTATCTATTAAAGAACTTAAAGATATTTATGAAATGGAAAGGTTATTAGAAAAAGTGGCAGTTGAAAATATTGCAAAAACCTGGGAAGAAGGAGATTTAGATAATTTAGAAAAAATAGTCTCTGAAATAAAAACAGGTTATGATAGAGAAAAAAGTAATAATTCTCCAATAGCTGATAAATATTTAAAAGAATACAATGAATTTAATGTAAATTTTCATTTTGAAATACTTAATATTTATAATAATTCTCTATTTATTAATACTTATAAAAATTTTGAAGGAAAGCATCTTCGTTATACTCATATTTCATTTTCTAATGATAAAGAAAGATTTTTAAGTGCTTCAAAAGAACATATTGAATTATTTGAATTAATTAAAAATAGAGAAGCTGAAAAGGCTGTAAAAAAATCTTTAAATCATAAATTTAATGCAGAAGAAAAAATAATATCTAATTTAAAAGAATTTTTAGATTAG
- a CDS encoding DegV family protein, translated as MGIKIIVDSACDLPKKILKEYDIEILPFNIHIGDESYKDGIDIQVDQVYQSIRDKNFPKTSQISPEDIKKVFVKNAKAGYDSIYISFSSKMSGAYQLAKLVARDVEEKYKECKIDVLDSKAGSVATGIIAYKAAILADEGKDRKEIIKKVKFFANHIQHVFMLDNLKALMRGGRISKTKSFIGNILKIKPILHVNDGEIELLQKVRGSKKAINKMIDFLKNKSYDLSEQLIGVAHADDLKQAELLKEKIEEIGGNIFCIEKIGSVLGVHLGIGGIGIFFLDKKES; from the coding sequence GTGGGAATTAAAATAATTGTGGATAGTGCCTGTGATTTGCCTAAAAAAATATTAAAAGAATATGATATAGAAATTCTACCTTTTAATATTCATATAGGTGATGAAAGTTATAAAGATGGAATTGATATTCAGGTTGATCAGGTATATCAATCTATTCGAGATAAAAATTTCCCTAAAACATCTCAAATCAGTCCTGAAGACATAAAAAAGGTTTTTGTTAAAAATGCAAAAGCAGGTTATGATTCTATCTATATTAGTTTTTCATCTAAAATGTCAGGAGCCTATCAATTGGCAAAATTAGTTGCCAGAGATGTAGAGGAAAAATATAAAGAATGTAAAATAGATGTTTTAGATAGTAAAGCCGGTTCTGTGGCTACAGGGATAATAGCATATAAAGCAGCTATATTAGCAGATGAGGGAAAAGATAGAAAAGAAATAATTAAAAAAGTCAAATTTTTTGCCAATCATATTCAACATGTTTTTATGTTAGATAATTTAAAAGCCCTTATGAGAGGTGGGAGAATTAGTAAAACTAAATCATTTATTGGCAATATCCTTAAAATAAAACCCATTTTGCATGTAAATGATGGGGAAATAGAACTTTTGCAAAAAGTTCGCGGATCTAAAAAAGCGATTAATAAAATGATCGATTTTCTTAAAAATAAAAGTTATGATCTAAGTGAGCAATTAATTGGGGTAGCCCATGCTGATGACTTAAAACAGGCAGAATTATTAAAAGAAAAAATTGAAGAAATAGGTGGAAATATTTTTTGTATAGAAAAAATAGGTAGTGTACTGGGAGTCCATTTAGGAATAGGTGGAATTGGGATTTTCTTTCTTGATAAAAAGGAAAGTTAA
- a CDS encoding P1 family peptidase has product MNKTKRIRDYNINVGDFETGYKNSITDIKGVKVGHYTLASGEIRTGVTAVLPHNGNLFKEKIIAASHVINGFGKSTGLIQINELGTIETPILLTNTLNVGIAHQALVRKMLEQNKKIGDKTGTVNPIICECNDQYLNDIRGLHLKENHVFKAFENVGDDFREGAIGAGTGMSCYGLKGGIGSSSRKISIANKNFHLGILVLSNFGKKEDFRLNGIKAGEIIKNLEKNEGIKSEEPEQKGSIIVILGTDIPLSSRQLNRIIKRTSVGINRTGSYIENGSGEIAIGFSTANKIKHDENDEILDVKIINENKINKLFKATAETTEEAIYNSLITADTTKGKKDRIRYSLKKYITNII; this is encoded by the coding sequence ATGAATAAAACAAAAAGAATACGTGATTACAATATCAATGTTGGCGATTTTGAAACAGGTTACAAAAATTCGATTACTGATATTAAAGGAGTAAAAGTCGGACATTATACACTTGCTAGTGGTGAAATAAGAACAGGAGTAACAGCGGTTTTGCCACACAATGGCAATCTTTTCAAAGAAAAAATCATAGCAGCCAGTCATGTAATTAATGGATTTGGTAAGTCTACAGGTCTAATTCAAATTAATGAATTAGGTACAATTGAAACTCCAATCCTGCTAACCAATACTTTAAATGTTGGGATAGCTCATCAGGCTCTTGTCAGGAAAATGCTTGAGCAAAATAAAAAAATAGGAGATAAAACAGGTACAGTAAATCCTATAATTTGTGAATGTAATGATCAGTATTTAAATGATATCAGAGGTTTGCATTTAAAAGAGAATCATGTTTTTAAAGCATTTGAGAATGTAGGGGATGATTTTAGAGAAGGAGCTATTGGAGCAGGAACTGGTATGAGTTGTTATGGTTTAAAAGGTGGAATTGGTTCTTCCTCTAGAAAGATAAGTATTGCTAATAAAAATTTTCATTTAGGGATATTAGTTTTATCTAATTTTGGGAAAAAAGAAGACTTTAGATTAAATGGTATTAAAGCTGGTGAAATAATAAAAAATCTAGAGAAAAATGAAGGTATAAAATCTGAAGAACCAGAACAAAAGGGTTCAATAATAGTGATTTTAGGAACAGATATTCCTTTAAGTTCAAGACAATTAAATAGAATTATAAAAAGGACAAGTGTAGGGATTAACAGAACTGGTTCTTATATAGAAAATGGGAGCGGAGAAATCGCTATTGGATTTTCTACTGCTAATAAAATAAAACATGATGAAAATGATGAGATTTTAGATGTAAAAATTATTAATGAAAATAAAATAAATAAATTATTTAAAGCAACTGCTGAAACAACTGAAGAAGCAATTTATAATTCGTTGATTACTGCTGATACAACAAAGGGTAAGAAAGACAGAATAAGATATTCTTTGAAAAAGTATATAACTAATATAATTTAG
- a CDS encoding tRNA-binding protein: protein MAKFKDFRKMDIRVGEIIEAEDFEKARKDAYKLKVDFGEEIGIKDSSAQITDNYELDELIGKQVLGVVNFPPKQIADFISEVLVLGVYSKKGVVLITPEEEVEKGDKLG, encoded by the coding sequence ATGGCTAAATTCAAAGATTTTAGAAAAATGGATATAAGAGTAGGAGAAATAATTGAAGCTGAAGATTTTGAAAAAGCCAGAAAAGATGCTTATAAACTAAAAGTTGATTTTGGAGAAGAAATTGGTATAAAAGATTCCAGTGCTCAAATTACAGATAATTATGAATTAGATGAATTAATCGGAAAACAGGTTTTAGGAGTGGTTAATTTTCCTCCCAAACAAATAGCAGATTTTATATCAGAAGTTTTAGTCCTGGGAGTTTATTCTAAAAAAGGAGTTGTTCTCATAACCCCAGAAGAAGAAGTTGAAAAAGGTGATAAACTTGGATAA
- a CDS encoding AzlD domain-containing protein, translating into MKNNFIMVLGMALVTYIPRMIPLAILPGVKLPSYLKSFLSFIPIAVLSALIFPAFISSTGRPLTAILGAITAFILAYKEKNLIFVVLGAIFAVFVSSLIF; encoded by the coding sequence ATGAAAAATAATTTTATAATGGTTTTGGGTATGGCCCTGGTTACATATATACCAAGGATGATTCCGTTGGCTATTTTACCTGGAGTAAAATTACCTTCATATTTAAAATCTTTTTTAAGTTTTATTCCAATTGCAGTTTTAAGTGCCCTTATTTTTCCTGCATTTATTAGTTCTACTGGAAGACCACTTACTGCTATTTTGGGAGCCATAACGGCTTTTATTTTAGCTTATAAAGAAAAAAATTTAATATTTGTAGTATTAGGAGCCATTTTTGCAGTATTTGTTAGTTCTTTAATTTTTTAA
- a CDS encoding AzlC family ABC transporter permease, giving the protein MIVVMVVGNKFKENKINFKKGFKTGLPVAIGYLPIALTFGLLARNSGLSFLNTFLMSVMVFAGASQFVAVNLVALGTGIGEVVLTTFILNFRHFLMSASLSQKLKDNIPPKWLFFLSFGITDETFSVASMQNKDIEGFFLFGLNLISYSAWVIGSIFGHYLGASLPEIIQSSMGIALYAMFIGLLVPNLKESKTAVFTVLITIIVSSSFYLLRNIVDISKGWEIVLVTIIASIIATIFFPEGVSGDEK; this is encoded by the coding sequence GTGATAGTAGTAATGGTTGTGGGTAATAAATTTAAAGAAAATAAAATAAATTTTAAAAAAGGATTTAAAACAGGTCTCCCAGTTGCTATTGGTTATTTGCCTATAGCTTTAACTTTTGGTCTTCTTGCTAGAAATAGTGGGCTTTCTTTTTTAAATACATTTCTTATGTCAGTTATGGTTTTTGCAGGAGCAAGTCAGTTTGTGGCTGTTAATTTAGTGGCTTTAGGAACAGGAATTGGGGAAGTAGTATTAACAACTTTTATTTTAAATTTTCGTCACTTTTTAATGTCCGCTTCTCTTTCCCAAAAGTTAAAAGACAATATTCCTCCAAAATGGTTATTTTTTCTTTCATTTGGGATAACTGATGAAACATTTTCGGTAGCTTCAATGCAAAATAAAGATATAGAAGGATTTTTTCTTTTTGGTCTTAATCTAATATCCTATTCAGCCTGGGTTATAGGGTCTATATTTGGTCATTATTTAGGTGCCAGTTTACCTGAGATTATTCAGTCAAGCATGGGGATTGCATTATATGCTATGTTTATTGGTCTGCTTGTCCCAAATCTGAAAGAATCAAAAACAGCAGTTTTTACAGTTTTAATAACCATTATAGTTAGTAGTAGTTTTTATTTGTTAAGAAATATTGTTGATATTTCAAAAGGATGGGAAATAGTCTTAGTTACAATTATTGCCTCTATAATAGCTACTATATTTTTTCCGGAAGGAGTGAGTGGTGATGAAAAATAA
- a CDS encoding ZIP family metal transporter produces METILYSFFAGASTSIGVFILMLFGKPDKNIMASLLGFAGGIMFAISVFELMPEAVNLGSELIMIIGVLLGALMMWSLDKLVPHSHLSSSDDLAVENPEKMKERDPILRTGYLVLFGIAIHNLPEGLAIGAGFESSPEVGLLIAVAIAFHNIPEGLAIAGPLKAGGIDNWRLFWFTLMAGLMTPIGTIIGKLIFNISPVLIGGSLGFAAGAMIYIVNDELIPQSNHMQDHFANAGLIIGLLIGYLIL; encoded by the coding sequence ATGGAGACAATTTTATACAGTTTTTTTGCAGGAGCTTCAACATCAATTGGAGTATTTATTTTGATGTTATTTGGAAAACCGGATAAAAACATTATGGCTTCACTACTTGGATTTGCAGGAGGAATAATGTTTGCAATTTCTGTTTTTGAATTAATGCCAGAAGCAGTAAACCTCGGTTCAGAATTAATTATGATTATTGGAGTTTTATTAGGTGCTTTAATGATGTGGAGCCTTGATAAATTAGTTCCACATTCCCATTTATCCAGTTCTGATGATCTTGCTGTAGAAAATCCGGAAAAAATGAAAGAAAGAGATCCTATTTTACGTACAGGTTATTTGGTTCTATTTGGGATAGCTATTCACAACCTACCAGAAGGTCTAGCTATTGGAGCAGGTTTTGAATCAAGCCCTGAAGTTGGATTATTAATAGCAGTTGCTATCGCATTTCATAATATACCTGAAGGCCTGGCTATTGCCGGCCCTCTCAAAGCTGGCGGAATAGATAATTGGCGCCTTTTTTGGTTTACATTAATGGCAGGACTTATGACTCCAATTGGTACTATTATCGGTAAATTGATTTTTAATATATCACCTGTTTTAATTGGAGGTTCTCTTGGCTTCGCTGCAGGTGCTATGATATATATTGTAAATGATGAGCTTATACCTCAATCCAATCACATGCAGGACCATTTTGCAAATGCCGGCCTTATTATCGGTTTATTAATAGGATATTTAATATTATAA